A part of Macrobrachium nipponense isolate FS-2020 chromosome 26, ASM1510439v2, whole genome shotgun sequence genomic DNA contains:
- the LOC135200068 gene encoding uncharacterized protein LOC135200068, which translates to MVARVKNSSPVTAMKASSKDIKSKKPKHGQLKRGADTKLLEEKCLLVVPHKERLGNMTITEHIVSQDKTQGLSQDETQGLSQRQLACNDLSKYASGISPLPPDNDSHSMGNKYLRFLEKSRKSAVVDSYKKFVITMGLNEQNSKKMSGIYNFRYLKLEKPIYNSIHTGKIRLTEGQEEEKSDPMHKVKNSGLLFRFHNTASNGNLESAKLEQHCFEDKCGKEDNGTKGLSLERKHVGSGGLEQAGWTCGNGLAICSMKYFHQSYFKEPVYLKKLPIKIPLVTMNPNHPKQQIIA; encoded by the exons ATGGTTGCTAGAGTAAAAAATTCTTCTCCGGTTACAGCGATGAAAGCGTCAAGCAAGGATATTAAAAGCAAGAAGCCCAAACACGGACAACTGAAGCGTGGTGCTGACACTAAACTTTTGGAAGAAAAATGTTTGTTAGTAGTACCTCACAAAGAAAGATTGGGAAATATGACTATCACAGAGCATATTGTTAGTCAAGATAAAACACAAGGGCTAAGTCAAGATGAAACACAAGGGCTAAGTCAAAGGCAACTTGCATGCAATGATCTTTCTAAATATGCCTCTGGAATTTCCCCTTTGCCACCTGATAATGACTCTCATTCCATGGGGAACAAATATTTAAGGTTCttagaaaagagcagaaaaagtGCTGTCGTAGATTCATACAAAAAATTTGTCATAACTATGGGACTAAATGAGCAGAACTCTAAAAAAATGTCAGGCATTTACAATTTTAGGTATTTGAAACTGGAAAAACCAATTTATAACTCCATACACACAGGTAAAATAAGGCTCACAGagggacaagaagaagaaaaatctgaCCCCATGCATAAAGTGAAAAACAGTGGCTTGCTTTTCAGATTTCATAATACTGCAAGCAATGGAAATTTGGAATCTGCCAAACTTGAACAGCACTGTTTTGAAGATAAATGTGGCAAGGAAGATAATGGCACAAAAG GTCTATCTTTGGAACGAAAGCAT GTTGGTTCTGGTGGATTGGAACAGGCTGGGTGGACTTGTGGCAATGGACTAGCAATCTGCTCGATGAAATATTTCCACCAGAGTTACTTCAAAGAACCAGTGTATCTGAAAAAGCTGCCAATCAAAATCCCACTTGTAACAATGAATCCCAATCACCCAAAACAGCAGATTATTGCTTAA